In Sorghum bicolor cultivar BTx623 chromosome 8, Sorghum_bicolor_NCBIv3, whole genome shotgun sequence, one genomic interval encodes:
- the LOC8076652 gene encoding probable linoleate 9S-lipoxygenase 5 isoform X1: MQIASCSNLCDQSPPALAREDFIAINGTVVVSCHFGLSLPGKTTMLRLFSSTRLDHNTGMGYLSAEAPLRGGKKTRHGAGKTNTMTYQVTFFVDADFGTPGAVVVKNGLRNDQIFLRYVQLDLPEDGRSIHFECNSWVYPYKKTNADRVFFMNTSYLPDKTPDALRLLRDMELRSLRGNGRGERRDWERVYDYDYYNDLGDPDKKDKDHARPVLGGTAVHPYPRRCRTGRPLFKTGINQTPPRTTDLILILILISSAKFDNGFDLIDEDGVTETRSKRMINLDFYVPPDERFSPTKLAEVLTLAVQAVTHFVVPESKALLRANLVNSFRSFQQLRGDLYSRRSPRQPVAVDAQVMDRLKASLPSRKTYMQVSKMVKETPVMFPIPQVIEGEAEAWRSDEEFAREMLAGLNPVVIKRLEVFPPVSRGGKQSSITAAHIEKQLEGRTVAKALDEKRLYILDHHDYLMPYLERINRQQGVCVYASRTLLFLKDDGTLKPLAIELSLPSPSDDGEISRVFLPASQGTTDGQLWLLAKAHVSVNDSGYHQLISHWLLTHATVEPFIIATKRHLSAMHPIHMTD, from the exons ATGCAAATAGCCTCCTGTTCTAACCTGTGTGACCAGAGCCCGCCGGCTCTTGCGCGGGAGGACTTCATCGCCATCAATGGCACGGTGGTCGTGTCTTGCCACTTTGGCCTGTCGTTGCCGGGCAAGACCACCATGCTCCGCCTCTTCAGCAGCACGCGGCTGGATCACA ACACGGGGATGGGGTACCTGAGCGCGGAGGCGCCGCTTAGGGGCGGCAAGAAGACGAGGCACGGCGCCGGGAAGACGAACACCATGACGTACCAGGTGACCTTCTTCGTGGACGCCGATTTCGGCACGCCGGGTGCCGTCGTCGTCAAGAACGGGCTCCGGAACGACCAGATCTTCCTCCGGTACGTGCAGCTCGACCTGCCCGAGGACGGTCGGAGCATCCACTTCGAGTGCAACTCCTGGGTCTACCCCTACAAGAAAACCAACGCCGATCGCGTCTTCTTCATGAACACG AGCTACCTGCCTGACAAGACGCCCGATGCCCTTCGTCTGCTGCGCGACATGGAGCTGCGGAGCCTCCGTGGCAACGGCCGCGGCGAGCGCAGGGACTGGGAGCGCGTCTACGACTACGACTACTACAACGACCTGGGCGACCCCGACAAGAAGGACAAGGACCACGCCAGGCCGGTGCTCGGCGGCACCGCCGTGCACCCTTACCCGCGCCGCTGCCGCACCGGCCGCCCTCTCTTCAAGACAGGCATCAATCAAACACCACCGCGTACCACagatttgattttgattttgattttgatttcTTCAGCTAAATTTGATAATGGATTTGATTTGATTGACGAAGACGGCGTGACGGAGACGCGGAGCAAGCGGATGATCAACCTCGACTTCTACGTCCCGCCGGACGAGCGGTTCAGCCCCACCAAGCTTGCAGAGGTGCTGACGCTGGCGGTGCAGGCCGTGACGCACTTCGTCGTCCCGGAGTCCAAGGCGCTGCTCCGGGCCAACTTGGTCAACAGCTTCAGGTCGTTCCAGCAGCTCAGGGGCGACCTGTACAGCAGGAGATCACCCCGGCAGCCGGTGGCCGTGGATGCGCAGGTGATGGACAGGCTCAAGGCGTCGCTGCCGTCGCGCAAGACCTACATGCAGGTGTCCAAGATGGTCAAGGAGACGCCCGTCATGTTCCCCATCCCACAAGTCATCGAGG GTGAGGCAGAGGCATGGCGTAGCGACGAGGAATTCGCGAGGGAGATGCTCGCGGGGCTCAACCCAGTGGTGATCAAGAGATTAGAGGTGTTCCCGCCGGTGAGCAGAGGAGGCAAGCAGAGCTCCATTACCGCTGCGCATATCGAGAAGCAACTTGAAGGACGAACAGTCGCAAAG GCATTAGATGAGAAGAGGCTGTATATTCTTGACCACCATGACTACCTGATGCCGTACCTCGAGCGCATCAACAGGCAACAAGGGGTGTGCGTCTACGCCTCACGCACGCTGCTCTTCCTCAAGGACGACGGCACCCTCAAGCCTCTTGCCATAGAGCTCAGCCTGCCCAGCCCCAGTGACGACGGCGAGATCAGTAGGGTCTTCCTCCCTGCCAGCCAAGGGACCACCGATGGGCAACTGTGGTTGCTTGCCAAAGCTCATGTCTCCGTCAATGACTCAGGCTACCATCAGCTCATCAGCCACTG GCTGTTGACGCACGCGACGGTGGAGCCGTTCATCATCGCCACCAAGAGGCATTTGAGCGCCATGCACCCGATCCATATGACAGATTGA
- the LOC8076652 gene encoding probable linoleate 9S-lipoxygenase 5 isoform X2, with amino-acid sequence MQIASCSNLCDQSPPALAREDFIAINGTVVVSCHFGLSLPGKTTMLRLFSSTRLDHNTGMGYLSAEAPLRGGKKTRHGAGKTNTMTYQVTFFVDADFGTPGAVVVKNGLRNDQIFLRYVQLDLPEDGRSIHFECNSWVYPYKKTNADRVFFMNTSYLPDKTPDALRLLRDMELRSLRGNGRGERRDWERVYDYDYYNDLGDPDKKDKDHARPVLGGTAVHPYPRRCRTGRPLFKTGINQTPPRTTDLILILILISSAKFDNGFDLIDEDGVTETRSKRMINLDFYVPPDERFSPTKLAEVLTLAVQAVTHFVVPESKALLRANLVNSFRSFQQLRGDLYSRRSPRQPVAVDAQVMDRLKASLPSRKTYMQVSKMVKETPVMFPIPQVIEGEAEAWRSDEEFAREMLAGLNPVVIKRLEVFPPVSRGGKQSSITAAHIEKQLEGRTVAKALDEKRLYILDHHDYLMPYLERINRQQGVCVYASRTLLFLKDDGTLKPLAIELSLPSPSDDGEISRVFLPASQGTTDGQLWLLAKAHVSVNDSGYHQLISH; translated from the exons ATGCAAATAGCCTCCTGTTCTAACCTGTGTGACCAGAGCCCGCCGGCTCTTGCGCGGGAGGACTTCATCGCCATCAATGGCACGGTGGTCGTGTCTTGCCACTTTGGCCTGTCGTTGCCGGGCAAGACCACCATGCTCCGCCTCTTCAGCAGCACGCGGCTGGATCACA ACACGGGGATGGGGTACCTGAGCGCGGAGGCGCCGCTTAGGGGCGGCAAGAAGACGAGGCACGGCGCCGGGAAGACGAACACCATGACGTACCAGGTGACCTTCTTCGTGGACGCCGATTTCGGCACGCCGGGTGCCGTCGTCGTCAAGAACGGGCTCCGGAACGACCAGATCTTCCTCCGGTACGTGCAGCTCGACCTGCCCGAGGACGGTCGGAGCATCCACTTCGAGTGCAACTCCTGGGTCTACCCCTACAAGAAAACCAACGCCGATCGCGTCTTCTTCATGAACACG AGCTACCTGCCTGACAAGACGCCCGATGCCCTTCGTCTGCTGCGCGACATGGAGCTGCGGAGCCTCCGTGGCAACGGCCGCGGCGAGCGCAGGGACTGGGAGCGCGTCTACGACTACGACTACTACAACGACCTGGGCGACCCCGACAAGAAGGACAAGGACCACGCCAGGCCGGTGCTCGGCGGCACCGCCGTGCACCCTTACCCGCGCCGCTGCCGCACCGGCCGCCCTCTCTTCAAGACAGGCATCAATCAAACACCACCGCGTACCACagatttgattttgattttgattttgatttcTTCAGCTAAATTTGATAATGGATTTGATTTGATTGACGAAGACGGCGTGACGGAGACGCGGAGCAAGCGGATGATCAACCTCGACTTCTACGTCCCGCCGGACGAGCGGTTCAGCCCCACCAAGCTTGCAGAGGTGCTGACGCTGGCGGTGCAGGCCGTGACGCACTTCGTCGTCCCGGAGTCCAAGGCGCTGCTCCGGGCCAACTTGGTCAACAGCTTCAGGTCGTTCCAGCAGCTCAGGGGCGACCTGTACAGCAGGAGATCACCCCGGCAGCCGGTGGCCGTGGATGCGCAGGTGATGGACAGGCTCAAGGCGTCGCTGCCGTCGCGCAAGACCTACATGCAGGTGTCCAAGATGGTCAAGGAGACGCCCGTCATGTTCCCCATCCCACAAGTCATCGAGG GTGAGGCAGAGGCATGGCGTAGCGACGAGGAATTCGCGAGGGAGATGCTCGCGGGGCTCAACCCAGTGGTGATCAAGAGATTAGAGGTGTTCCCGCCGGTGAGCAGAGGAGGCAAGCAGAGCTCCATTACCGCTGCGCATATCGAGAAGCAACTTGAAGGACGAACAGTCGCAAAG GCATTAGATGAGAAGAGGCTGTATATTCTTGACCACCATGACTACCTGATGCCGTACCTCGAGCGCATCAACAGGCAACAAGGGGTGTGCGTCTACGCCTCACGCACGCTGCTCTTCCTCAAGGACGACGGCACCCTCAAGCCTCTTGCCATAGAGCTCAGCCTGCCCAGCCCCAGTGACGACGGCGAGATCAGTAGGGTCTTCCTCCCTGCCAGCCAAGGGACCACCGATGGGCAACTGTGGTTGCTTGCCAAAGCTCATGTCTCCGTCAATGACTCAGGCTACCATCAGCTCATCAGCCACTG